From one Actinopolyspora saharensis genomic stretch:
- a CDS encoding 5-formyltetrahydrofolate cyclo-ligase — protein MTLSADELARKEQWRRELTAGRSATSGNARAEANEALRTAVLEHLRYSGATTVCAYVPVGSEPGSLELVDGIREHGCRVLLPIVTGRQPLEWAEYTGPDSLSRAGFGLLEPNNSPLGIDAISTAGLVLVPALAVDRRGVRLGKGAGYYDRSLPLASGTADLLAVVRDEEFVENLPAEAHDVRVHGVFTPSGGLSPLPR, from the coding sequence GTGACGCTCTCCGCTGACGAATTGGCCCGAAAAGAGCAGTGGCGCCGCGAGCTGACCGCGGGGCGCTCCGCCACATCGGGAAACGCGCGTGCCGAAGCCAACGAAGCCCTGCGCACAGCCGTGCTGGAGCACCTGAGGTACTCGGGTGCGACGACCGTGTGCGCCTACGTCCCCGTCGGTTCCGAACCGGGTTCGCTGGAGCTGGTCGACGGGATCCGCGAGCACGGCTGTCGCGTGCTGTTGCCCATCGTGACCGGCAGGCAGCCGCTGGAGTGGGCCGAGTACACCGGCCCCGACTCGCTGAGTCGCGCCGGTTTCGGCCTGCTGGAGCCGAACAACTCCCCGCTCGGGATCGATGCGATCTCGACGGCCGGGCTGGTGCTGGTCCCCGCTCTCGCCGTGGACCGGCGCGGGGTCCGCCTGGGCAAGGGCGCGGGCTACTACGACAGGTCGCTGCCGCTGGCGTCCGGGACGGCCGACCTGCTGGCCGTGGTCCGGGACGAGGAGTTCGTCGAGAACCTGCCCGCCGAGGCGCACGACGTGCGGGTGCACGGCGTGTTCACCCCGAGCGGAGGACTGTCCCCCCTGCCCAGGTGA